Proteins from a single region of Thunnus albacares chromosome 14, fThuAlb1.1, whole genome shotgun sequence:
- the washc2c gene encoding WASH complex subunit 2 isoform X2 — protein sequence MSGLPDGMANGPSRSEHLGKDAQIWERPWSLEEMRQSSTNWSLAADSGLFLFLQDFSQKMLSKTHEIEKQLDSLIRDTKATDSCLHSVFNDFLMLSNTQFIENRVYDEEVEETIPKAEALEKQPEQEKTREQKEAELIPKMQEAVNYGLRVLESAFEHLDIKAGNSDSEDEEVTDRVEAILEPKDLYVDRPLPYLIGSQAFMEQDDVGLGDLSSDEMSVDSDRDSVIESEDGQEAVHSDDDFNQDDDGHNNIKKKSSMLSYEDDEEEEDEDSDIFGDSDKDDDDDTKTTGPSSFADELAARIKGEPVNKPEGDRASLTSKKKSKGRKEPKPAKPEAAEDDSDDMFKPPAMDDDDFSPFGGKSGLFSGGKGLFDDDDEGDLFSEAPKPPVSEEKKSLNESVKSTAQTAESGKPGKKIPAGAVSIFPDNSLFSSGNDSDSVESKENGAPATKTPATSKQVPGGGGLFDDEDDDDDFFSGKSLNKSDSAGQEKPKPKKAIDLFDEDDDDGDIFSEKYSAPTPAQIKKEVVEEQIKPPEKKMPAGAISMFGPGTKSLLTEGLKKRQPSTSEESEKSEENGPAPDMGKAAVKQTQKPQTRGLFSDDEDTQVFPTIPKSQSKPEPTSQGKMGKASLTLFDDEEEEDLFASAAKSKPKASQAKASTPQPSKALSSSLFSDDEDQWINSKSGAAKQETKTGGMKPSASAPSSLPSAKTSQKSSLFDDDDDDLFAPTKESSQKKPQRVALLFEDEDDDDDKGSLFGIKPAVNTNAAAPAAKKPAVDSQPPSLLEKSEEVAVSKRAAEDKTSEQEKPAVKTPETLPSSPESSESKKKPAGAVSLFGGIDVFASKQTKSPLDDADGDDGFLSKDSPPLNVKKEEKKEEKVKTNTVSLFDDEEEDESDWNDPIFTPSKPTTTNTLKPAEERPQAKSTGVFQDEELLFSQTQQKDNDPDVDLFATSGKATSSKISSVKPAAPSLFADDDEDDLFSSTKPKTLPPKVAEKPSIPNDRAPLASPEPVSEIQKPAPSPVKPKDPSSRIGKLQANLMINPAALLPGAAPSMPGAVSVLPGIAPSSSSGVSSSSLSPSPVTTPVGAQTDSEGGVSFDTPVQISPLQSAHKGRAKGAVQRRPQSRAARQQSAQRSMESKEETQVVDAPASSPSLSSLVLPPPDKSSQKHASPTPPNSTATTASSPPQPSLPEISTRPSVLTLPVSTNAGKKDSNKDSSNAKVLPSSDEDDLFGSDGLFGATSVTDTPSTRKTTKTAQHQASSGATSKKDKDKSTLPSIFDDNGDDLFQKVKPKSTTKKAKASSFLEDDDDDEDIFGVSNNSTPTSTSSKEIKSSSSFSKQDIFKDEVAAVPKVQKKNKEKPIDASLFDDNIDIFADLTDTLKPKQKSKTKGETKSIFDDDMDDIFSPSTVKPVTKAPPKSKKTPPSQETSATTDSGDIFDDPLNALGGN from the exons ATGAGTGGGTTGCCGGATGGAATGGCAAATGGCCCAAGCAGGAGTGAACACTTGGGGAAAGACGCTCAGATTTGGGAGAGACCCTGGAGTCTTGAAGAGATGCGGCAGAGCAGCACCAACTGGTCTTTGGCAGCAGACTCAGGG CTCTTCCTGTTCCTTCAAGACTTTTCCCAGAAGATGCTGTCAAAGACACATGAGATTGAAAAGCAGCTGGACAGTCTGATCCGTGACACCAAAGCCACAGACAGCTGCTTGCACTCTGTCTTTAATGACTTCCTCATGCTTTCCAACACACAGTTTATTGAAAAT AGAGTGTATGATGAAGAGGTAGAAGAGACTATTCCCAAGGCTGAAGCTTTGGAGAAGCAGCCTGAACAG GAGAAGACTCGCGAGCAGAAAGAGGCAGAGCTTATCCCCAAGATGCAGGAAGCAGTGAATTACGGTTTGAGAGTGCTTGAATCGGCCTTTGAGCACCTGGACATCAAAGCAGGAAACTCTGACTCAGAGGACGAGGAGGTCACAGACAGAGTGGAGGCAATCCTGGAGCCTAAG gaTCTTTATGTGGACAGGCCCCTTCCATATCTAATTGGTTCCCAAGCCTTCATGGAACAAGATGATGTTGGACTTGGTGACCTCTCTAGTGACG AAATGTCAGTAGACAGTGACAGAGACAGTGTAATCGAGAGCGAAGATGGCCAAGAAGCAGTT catTCAGACGACGACTTTAACCAGGATGATGACGGTCACAATAATATCAAGAAG AAGTCATCCATGTTGAGttatgaggatgatgaagaagaggaggatgaggattcTGACATATTTGGAGATTCAGACaaggatgatgatgacgacaCAAAG ACCACAGGCCCGTCGTCTTTTGCTGACGAGCTTGCAGCCCGAATCAAAGGTGAACCGGTTAACAAGCCAGAGGGAGATCGAGCAT CATTGACATCTAAGAAGAAAAGTAAAGGCAGAAAAGAACCAAAGCCTGCAAAGCCAGAGG CTGCTGAAGATGACAGCGATGACATGTTTAAGCCACCAGCGATGGATGATGACGACTTCTCCCCGTTTGGAGGGAAAAGTGGCCTCTTCAGTGGAGGGAAAGGCCTGTTTGATGACGATGATGAG GGTGATCTTTTCTCTGAGGCACCAAAACCTCCTGTGTCTGAAGAGAAAAAGTCTTTGAATGAAAGCGTGAAAAGCACAGCTCAAACTGCAG AATCTGGCAAACCTGGAAAGAAAATTCCAGCGGGTGCTGTTTCAATATTCCCAG ATAACAGCCTGTTTAGTTCAGGGAATGACTCTGATTCAGTGGAGAGCAAAGAAAACGGGGCTCCGGCTACCAAAACCCCTGCCACCTCTAAACAGGTCCCAGGAGGAGGTGGGCTgtttgatgatgaggatgatgatgatgacttctTCAGCGGTAAAAGCCTGAACAAGTCAGATTCTG ctgGACAGGAAAAACCCAAACCCAAGAAGGCTATTGACCTTTTCGATGAAGATGATGACGATGGTGACATATTCAGTGAAAAGTACAGTGCACCAACTCCAGCTCAGATCAAGAAGGAGGTAGTAGAAGAGCAGATCAAACCACCTGAGAAAAAG ATGCCAGCTGGGGCCATCTCCATGTTTGGTCCTGGGACTAAAAGCTTACTCACTGAGGGCCTGAAAAAACGTCAACCATCTACCAGCGAGGAGTCAGAGAAATCTGAGGAG AATGGGCCTGCTCCAGATATGGGGAAAGCTGCTGTCAAACAGACTCAGAAACCACAGACCAGAGGCCTCTTCTCTGATGATGAGGACACACAA GTGTTCCCAACCATCCCTAAGAGCCAGTCTAAGCCTGAACCTACAAGCCAGGGCAAAATGGGCAAAGCCTCTCTGACGTTATTtgatgatgaggaagaagag GATCTGTTTGCATCTGCAGCTAAATCAAAACCAAAAGCTAGTCAAGCTAAAGCCTCCACCCCGCAGCCTAGTAAGGCTCTGTCCAGCTCCCTCTTCAGCGATGATGAG GACCAGTGGATAAATTCCAAAAGTGGTGCAGCGAAGCAGGAGACCAAGACAGGGGGGATGAAGCCCAGTGCCAGCGCCCCCTCCAGTCTCCCCAGTGCCAAAACATCTCAAAAAAGCAGCCTTtttgatgatgacgatgatgaccTGTTTGCTCCAACAAAAGAGTCAAG TCAGAAGAAGCCTCAGAGAGTCGCTCTTTTGTTTGAAGATgaagacgatgatgatgataaaggATCCCTCTTTGGCATCAAACCTGCTGTCAACACAAACGCTGCAGCCCCAGCGGCTAAA AAACCTGCTGTGGATTCTCAGCCCCCCTCTCTCTTAGAGAAATCAGAAGAGGTTGCAGTTTCTAAGAGAGCAGCGGAGGATAAGACTTCAGAGCAGGAAAAACCAGCAGTAAAGACCCCCGAGACGCTCCCATCATCACCAGAGAGCAGCGAGAGTAAAAAGAAGCCTGCTGGAGCAGTCAGTCTTTTTGGAGGCATCGACGTTTTTGCCAGCAAGCAGACAAAAAGCCCGTTAGATGACGCTGACGGTGACGACGGCTTCCTCTCTAAGGACAGCCCACCACTGAATGttaagaaggaggagaagaaggaggagaaagtcaaaacaaacacagtcagTCTGTTTGATGACGAGGAGGAAGACGAATCAGATTGGAACGATCCCATATTTACGCCCAGTAAACCCACAACCACAAACACGCTAAAG cctgCAGAGGAGCGGCCGCAGGCAAAGAGCACAGGTGTGTTCCAGGATGAGGAGTTGTTGTTCAGTCAGACACAGCAGAAGGACAATGACCCAGACGTTGACCTCTTTGCCACCTCAGGGAAAGCTACA AGCTCCaagatcagctcagtgaagccagCAGCACCAAGTCTGTTTGCAGATGACGATGAGGATGACCTCTTCAGCTCCACCAAACCCAAAACGCTTCCTCCG AAAGTAGCAGAGAAGCCCAGTATACCTAATGACAGAGCACCACTAGCAAGTCCAGAACCTGTATCAGAGATTCAG AAGCCTGCACCAAGCCCTGTAAAACCTAAAGATCCCTCATCAAGGATTGGGAAACTTCAA GCCAATCTGATGATCAACCCTGCTGCATTGCTCCCTGGTGCTGCCCCGAGTATGCCAGGGGCAGTAAGTGTACTGCCTGGCATCGCTCCCAGCTCCTCTTCTGGGGTGTCCAGCTCCAGCCTGAGCCCCAGTCCCGTCACAACTCCTGTAGGAGCccagacagacagtgaaggTGGAGTGAGCTTCGACACCCCAGTCCAGATCTCACCATTGCAGAGTGCACACAAG GGTCGCGCTAAAGGTGCTGTACAACGAAGACCCCAATCCAGAGCGGCAAGGCAGCAATCAGCCCAAAGATCTATGGAGAGTAAAGAAGAGACTCAGGTTGTAGATGCCCCTGCATCCAGCCCCAGTCTTTCTAGTTTAGTCTTACCTCCACCAGACAAGTCTAGCCAGAAGCACGCCAGTCCGACACCACCTAACTCGACTGCAACCACCGCCTCGTCACCTCCTCAACCGTCACTTCCTGAAATCTCCACCAGACCCTCTGTACTGACACTGCCGGTATCCACAAACGCTGGCAAGAAAGACTCTAATAAGGACAGCAGCAACGCCAAGGTGCTGCCATCCTCTGACGAGGATGACCTTTTTGGCTCTGACGGTCTGTTCGGAGCCACCTCAGTCACGGACACACCCTCCACCAGGAAAACTACGAAGACCGCACAACATCAAGCCAGTAGCGGGGCGAcatcaaaaaaagacaaagataaaaGCACACTTCCATCCATTTTTGATGACAACGGTGATGACCTTTTCCAAAAGGTCAAGCCAAAGTCAACCACAAAGAAAGCCAAGGCCTCGTCCTTTTTGGAagacgacgacgatgatgagGACATCTTTGGCGTGAGCAACAACTCGACCCCCACATCCACGAGTAGTAAAGAAATCAAGAGTAGCAGTAGTTTTTCAAAGCAGGACATCTTCAAG GATGAAGTAGCAGCTGTGCCTAAAGTtcaaaagaagaacaaagaaaagcCAATTGATGCCAGCTTGTTTGATGACAACATAGACATTTTTGCTGACCTGACGGAcactttaaaaccaaaacagaagtCCAAGACAAAGGGAGAGACCAAGTCAATATTCGACGATGACATGG ATGACATCTTCTCACCAAGCACAGTAAAACCAGTGACAAAGGCTCCCCCAAAATCAAAGAAAACGCCACCATCCCAGGAGACCAGTGCAACAACGGATTCAGGCGACATATTTGACGACCCACTTAATGCTCTCGGTGGGAACTGA
- the washc2c gene encoding WASH complex subunit 2 isoform X4 — protein MSGLPDGMANGPSRSEHLGKDAQIWERPWSLEEMRQSSTNWSLAADSGLFLFLQDFSQKMLSKTHEIEKQLDSLIRDTKATDSCLHSVFNDFLMLSNTQFIENRVYDEEVEETIPKAEALEKQPEQEKTREQKEAELIPKMQEAVNYGLRVLESAFEHLDIKAGNSDSEDEEVTDRVEAILEPKDLYVDRPLPYLIGSQAFMEQDDVGLGDLSSDEMSVDSDRDSVIESEDGQEAVHSDDDFNQDDDGHNNIKKSSMLSYEDDEEEEDEDSDIFGDSDKDDDDDTKTTGPSSFADELAARIKGEPVNKPEGDRASLTSKKKSKGRKEPKPAKPEAAEDDSDDMFKPPAMDDDDFSPFGGKSGLFSGGKGLFDDDDEGDLFSEAPKPPVSEEKKSLNESVKSTAQTAESGKPGKKIPAGAVSIFPDNSLFSSGNDSDSVESKENGAPATKTPATSKQVPGGGGLFDDEDDDDDFFSGKSLNKSDSAGQEKPKPKKAIDLFDEDDDDGDIFSEKYSAPTPAQIKKEVVEEQIKPPEKKMPAGAISMFGPGTKSLLTEGLKKRQPSTSEESEKSEENGPAPDMGKAAVKQTQKPQTRGLFSDDEDTQVFPTIPKSQSKPEPTSQGKMGKASLTLFDDEEEEDLFASAAKSKPKASQAKASTPQPSKALSSSLFSDDEDQWINSKSGAAKQETKTGGMKPSASAPSSLPSAKTSQKSSLFDDDDDDLFAPTKESSQKKPQRVALLFEDEDDDDDKGSLFGIKPAVNTNAAAPAAKKPAVDSQPPSLLEKSEEVAVSKRAAEDKTSEQEKPAVKTPETLPSSPESSESKKKPAGAVSLFGGIDVFASKQTKSPLDDADGDDGFLSKDSPPLNVKKEEKKEEKVKTNTVSLFDDEEEDESDWNDPIFTPSKPTTTNTLKPAEERPQAKSTGVFQDEELLFSQTQQKDNDPDVDLFATSGKATSSKISSVKPAAPSLFADDDEDDLFSSTKPKTLPPKVAEKPSIPNDRAPLASPEPVSEIQKPAPSPVKPKDPSSRIGKLQANLMINPAALLPGAAPSMPGAVSVLPGIAPSSSSGVSSSSLSPSPVTTPVGAQTDSEGGVSFDTPVQISPLQSAHKGRAKGAVQRRPQSRAARQQSAQRSMESKEETQVVDAPASSPSLSSLVLPPPDKSSQKHASPTPPNSTATTASSPPQPSLPEISTRPSVLTLPVSTNAGKKDSNKDSSNAKVLPSSDEDDLFGSDGLFGATSVTDTPSTRKTTKTAQHQASSGATSKKDKDKSTLPSIFDDNGDDLFQKVKPKSTTKKAKASSFLEDDDDDEDIFGVSNNSTPTSTSSKEIKSSSSFSKQDIFKDEVAAVPKVQKKNKEKPIDASLFDDNIDIFADLTDTLKPKQKSKTKGETKSIFDDDMDDIFSPSTVKPVTKAPPKSKKTPPSQETSATTDSGDIFDDPLNALGGN, from the exons ATGAGTGGGTTGCCGGATGGAATGGCAAATGGCCCAAGCAGGAGTGAACACTTGGGGAAAGACGCTCAGATTTGGGAGAGACCCTGGAGTCTTGAAGAGATGCGGCAGAGCAGCACCAACTGGTCTTTGGCAGCAGACTCAGGG CTCTTCCTGTTCCTTCAAGACTTTTCCCAGAAGATGCTGTCAAAGACACATGAGATTGAAAAGCAGCTGGACAGTCTGATCCGTGACACCAAAGCCACAGACAGCTGCTTGCACTCTGTCTTTAATGACTTCCTCATGCTTTCCAACACACAGTTTATTGAAAAT AGAGTGTATGATGAAGAGGTAGAAGAGACTATTCCCAAGGCTGAAGCTTTGGAGAAGCAGCCTGAACAG GAGAAGACTCGCGAGCAGAAAGAGGCAGAGCTTATCCCCAAGATGCAGGAAGCAGTGAATTACGGTTTGAGAGTGCTTGAATCGGCCTTTGAGCACCTGGACATCAAAGCAGGAAACTCTGACTCAGAGGACGAGGAGGTCACAGACAGAGTGGAGGCAATCCTGGAGCCTAAG gaTCTTTATGTGGACAGGCCCCTTCCATATCTAATTGGTTCCCAAGCCTTCATGGAACAAGATGATGTTGGACTTGGTGACCTCTCTAGTGACG AAATGTCAGTAGACAGTGACAGAGACAGTGTAATCGAGAGCGAAGATGGCCAAGAAGCAGTT catTCAGACGACGACTTTAACCAGGATGATGACGGTCACAATAATATCAAGAAG TCATCCATGTTGAGttatgaggatgatgaagaagaggaggatgaggattcTGACATATTTGGAGATTCAGACaaggatgatgatgacgacaCAAAG ACCACAGGCCCGTCGTCTTTTGCTGACGAGCTTGCAGCCCGAATCAAAGGTGAACCGGTTAACAAGCCAGAGGGAGATCGAGCAT CATTGACATCTAAGAAGAAAAGTAAAGGCAGAAAAGAACCAAAGCCTGCAAAGCCAGAGG CTGCTGAAGATGACAGCGATGACATGTTTAAGCCACCAGCGATGGATGATGACGACTTCTCCCCGTTTGGAGGGAAAAGTGGCCTCTTCAGTGGAGGGAAAGGCCTGTTTGATGACGATGATGAG GGTGATCTTTTCTCTGAGGCACCAAAACCTCCTGTGTCTGAAGAGAAAAAGTCTTTGAATGAAAGCGTGAAAAGCACAGCTCAAACTGCAG AATCTGGCAAACCTGGAAAGAAAATTCCAGCGGGTGCTGTTTCAATATTCCCAG ATAACAGCCTGTTTAGTTCAGGGAATGACTCTGATTCAGTGGAGAGCAAAGAAAACGGGGCTCCGGCTACCAAAACCCCTGCCACCTCTAAACAGGTCCCAGGAGGAGGTGGGCTgtttgatgatgaggatgatgatgatgacttctTCAGCGGTAAAAGCCTGAACAAGTCAGATTCTG ctgGACAGGAAAAACCCAAACCCAAGAAGGCTATTGACCTTTTCGATGAAGATGATGACGATGGTGACATATTCAGTGAAAAGTACAGTGCACCAACTCCAGCTCAGATCAAGAAGGAGGTAGTAGAAGAGCAGATCAAACCACCTGAGAAAAAG ATGCCAGCTGGGGCCATCTCCATGTTTGGTCCTGGGACTAAAAGCTTACTCACTGAGGGCCTGAAAAAACGTCAACCATCTACCAGCGAGGAGTCAGAGAAATCTGAGGAG AATGGGCCTGCTCCAGATATGGGGAAAGCTGCTGTCAAACAGACTCAGAAACCACAGACCAGAGGCCTCTTCTCTGATGATGAGGACACACAA GTGTTCCCAACCATCCCTAAGAGCCAGTCTAAGCCTGAACCTACAAGCCAGGGCAAAATGGGCAAAGCCTCTCTGACGTTATTtgatgatgaggaagaagag GATCTGTTTGCATCTGCAGCTAAATCAAAACCAAAAGCTAGTCAAGCTAAAGCCTCCACCCCGCAGCCTAGTAAGGCTCTGTCCAGCTCCCTCTTCAGCGATGATGAG GACCAGTGGATAAATTCCAAAAGTGGTGCAGCGAAGCAGGAGACCAAGACAGGGGGGATGAAGCCCAGTGCCAGCGCCCCCTCCAGTCTCCCCAGTGCCAAAACATCTCAAAAAAGCAGCCTTtttgatgatgacgatgatgaccTGTTTGCTCCAACAAAAGAGTCAAG TCAGAAGAAGCCTCAGAGAGTCGCTCTTTTGTTTGAAGATgaagacgatgatgatgataaaggATCCCTCTTTGGCATCAAACCTGCTGTCAACACAAACGCTGCAGCCCCAGCGGCTAAA AAACCTGCTGTGGATTCTCAGCCCCCCTCTCTCTTAGAGAAATCAGAAGAGGTTGCAGTTTCTAAGAGAGCAGCGGAGGATAAGACTTCAGAGCAGGAAAAACCAGCAGTAAAGACCCCCGAGACGCTCCCATCATCACCAGAGAGCAGCGAGAGTAAAAAGAAGCCTGCTGGAGCAGTCAGTCTTTTTGGAGGCATCGACGTTTTTGCCAGCAAGCAGACAAAAAGCCCGTTAGATGACGCTGACGGTGACGACGGCTTCCTCTCTAAGGACAGCCCACCACTGAATGttaagaaggaggagaagaaggaggagaaagtcaaaacaaacacagtcagTCTGTTTGATGACGAGGAGGAAGACGAATCAGATTGGAACGATCCCATATTTACGCCCAGTAAACCCACAACCACAAACACGCTAAAG cctgCAGAGGAGCGGCCGCAGGCAAAGAGCACAGGTGTGTTCCAGGATGAGGAGTTGTTGTTCAGTCAGACACAGCAGAAGGACAATGACCCAGACGTTGACCTCTTTGCCACCTCAGGGAAAGCTACA AGCTCCaagatcagctcagtgaagccagCAGCACCAAGTCTGTTTGCAGATGACGATGAGGATGACCTCTTCAGCTCCACCAAACCCAAAACGCTTCCTCCG AAAGTAGCAGAGAAGCCCAGTATACCTAATGACAGAGCACCACTAGCAAGTCCAGAACCTGTATCAGAGATTCAG AAGCCTGCACCAAGCCCTGTAAAACCTAAAGATCCCTCATCAAGGATTGGGAAACTTCAA GCCAATCTGATGATCAACCCTGCTGCATTGCTCCCTGGTGCTGCCCCGAGTATGCCAGGGGCAGTAAGTGTACTGCCTGGCATCGCTCCCAGCTCCTCTTCTGGGGTGTCCAGCTCCAGCCTGAGCCCCAGTCCCGTCACAACTCCTGTAGGAGCccagacagacagtgaaggTGGAGTGAGCTTCGACACCCCAGTCCAGATCTCACCATTGCAGAGTGCACACAAG GGTCGCGCTAAAGGTGCTGTACAACGAAGACCCCAATCCAGAGCGGCAAGGCAGCAATCAGCCCAAAGATCTATGGAGAGTAAAGAAGAGACTCAGGTTGTAGATGCCCCTGCATCCAGCCCCAGTCTTTCTAGTTTAGTCTTACCTCCACCAGACAAGTCTAGCCAGAAGCACGCCAGTCCGACACCACCTAACTCGACTGCAACCACCGCCTCGTCACCTCCTCAACCGTCACTTCCTGAAATCTCCACCAGACCCTCTGTACTGACACTGCCGGTATCCACAAACGCTGGCAAGAAAGACTCTAATAAGGACAGCAGCAACGCCAAGGTGCTGCCATCCTCTGACGAGGATGACCTTTTTGGCTCTGACGGTCTGTTCGGAGCCACCTCAGTCACGGACACACCCTCCACCAGGAAAACTACGAAGACCGCACAACATCAAGCCAGTAGCGGGGCGAcatcaaaaaaagacaaagataaaaGCACACTTCCATCCATTTTTGATGACAACGGTGATGACCTTTTCCAAAAGGTCAAGCCAAAGTCAACCACAAAGAAAGCCAAGGCCTCGTCCTTTTTGGAagacgacgacgatgatgagGACATCTTTGGCGTGAGCAACAACTCGACCCCCACATCCACGAGTAGTAAAGAAATCAAGAGTAGCAGTAGTTTTTCAAAGCAGGACATCTTCAAG GATGAAGTAGCAGCTGTGCCTAAAGTtcaaaagaagaacaaagaaaagcCAATTGATGCCAGCTTGTTTGATGACAACATAGACATTTTTGCTGACCTGACGGAcactttaaaaccaaaacagaagtCCAAGACAAAGGGAGAGACCAAGTCAATATTCGACGATGACATGG ATGACATCTTCTCACCAAGCACAGTAAAACCAGTGACAAAGGCTCCCCCAAAATCAAAGAAAACGCCACCATCCCAGGAGACCAGTGCAACAACGGATTCAGGCGACATATTTGACGACCCACTTAATGCTCTCGGTGGGAACTGA